The genomic interval CGCACCCGCCCGCCCCCCCCAGACAAGTGCAGGCACAGGAGGATCCTTCAAAAACCGGAAAATATACAATACTGGACTAAAATAATCATGTATTTTCGGATCGAATATGACAGCTACGCCGCCGACACCGCGCTGACGGACGCGCCGCATCGGTTGTCAATCTGCGGGACGCGATTTCTGGAAACTGAGCATGAATTATTCAATACGCAATCTGGCCGGACGGGCTTCTCTAAGGGGCTACAGGCTTGCTTTTCTTCTCGGCTGCACGGCGCTTGTCGCGGTCCCTCTGCCCCTTCAGGCCCAGGAGCAGGCGGAGAACCTGGATGCCGAAAGCGGCGACGTCACGGTTCTGGACCCGGTCTTCGTTTCGGTTGACGGCTATGGCGCCAGCGATGCCAGCTCGATCGTTTCCTTCGGCAATACCGGCGGCGGCAAGCTGGCGACCGATTTCCTCGATACTGCGGCTTCGGTCTCCGTGATCACGTCCAAGGAAATCCAGCAGCGCGACGCCCAGACGGTGGAACAGGTGCTCGATTACACCGCCGGCGTGACCACCGACTTCTACGGCTCCGACGATCGCTTCGATTTCTACAAGATCCGCGGCTTCGACGCATATACCTACCGCGACGGCCTTCCGCTCGGTTCGCCCTTCGGGGGCGTGCGCGAGGAGCCTTATGCGTTCGAGCGGGTGGAGGTGCTCAAGGGCGCCGATTCGACGATCTTCGGCGTCTCCGATCCGGGCGGCACGGTGAATTTCGTGTCCAAGACGCCGCGGAGCGAGCGCTTCGGCGAGGCTTATATCACCGGCGGCTCCTACGACCACGCCGAGGTGGGCTTCGACTTCGGCGACAACATTACCGAGGATGACACGCTTTCCTATCGCCTCACCGGCAAGTTTCAGAACGCCGACGCGGAATACGACTATTCCAATGATGACGAGAGCTTCATCATGGGCGGTCTGACGTGGCGCATCGACGATGCCACGACGATGACGCTGATCTACGACTATCTCGACACCGATGGTACGCCGGGTGGCGGCGGACATCCGATCGGCTCGGATTTCGACCGCAGCTTCTACCTCGGCGAGCCGGACTACAATTACAACGATGTGACCCGCAACACCGTCACCTGGATGTTCGACCACGATTTCGGCTCGGGACTGACCTTCAGCTCGCGGGCGCGCTATGCAAGTTCCGAGACCGGTTTCGGCTATGCCTATGTCTATGAGCCGGTCGACAACGGCGACACGATCGCCGACCGCTATTACTTCGGCAGCGCCCGCGACTATGACGATTTCGTCATCGACGCGCATTTCCAGTACGACACGTCCTTTGCCAATGTCGAAAGCCGCACGCTTGCGGGCCTGCAGTACCAGACCTTCTCCGGCACCAATGACAGCTATTACGATGTCGCGCCGGGCATTGACTGGACCAACCCGGTCTATTCCGGCGGCCCGAACTACAGCGGGCCCTATGCCAGCACGAAGAACGACCAGAACACGACTTCGGTCTACCTGCAGCAGGAGCTGACCTTCTCCGAAAAGCTGATCGCCTCGGTCGGCCTGCGCAACGACTGGCTGGATCTGGAACAGCGCAACCAGCTCACCGGCATCACGACCAGCGGCGACTACAGCGAGTTCACCGGCCGCGCGGGGCTGACCTACCGGATCACCGACGAAGTCTCGACCTATGCGAGCTATGCCCAGTCGGTGGCGCCGCCAACGCTCGGGATCGATCCGGAGCGCGGCGAGCAGTATGAGGTCGGCGTCAAATACGCCCCGCTCGCCTTCCCGGCCCTGCTCAGCGCCTCGGTCTATGATCTGACCAAGACCAACATCACGGTCACCAATCCCGCGACCAGCATGCAGGAATCGATCGGCGAGGCGCGGGTGCGCGGTATCGATCTGGAAGCCAAGGCCGAACTGCCGCACAATTTCAGCCTCACGGCGGCCTATTCCTACATGATGTCGGACATCGTCGAAAACGGCACGAGCGGCAATGTCGGCAACGAACTCGGTTTCGTCCCGAACAATGTCGCTTCCCTGTGGGTGGATTATACGCTGGAAGGCGAAGGCCGGCGCGGCGACATGACCTTCGGCCTCGGCGCGCGCTACCAGAGCTCCTATTATTTCGGCGAGGACAACAAGGTCAAATCCGATCCCAACATCACTTTCGACGCGGCCTTCAGCTATGATGTCGCGGAACACACGACGCTACAGGTCAATGCCACCAACCTCTTCAACGAGAAATATGTCGCCTATGGCGGCTACGGCGCCGACTGGTACAATCAGGGCCGCGCGGTTTATGTGACGCTGCGCCAGACATGGTGAGAAAAAGGATGCGCCATTGCGAGCGGGTCAGCGCGCGTTAAGGCGCGCCGACTTGCGCCAGGCTGCCGGCGTTTCTCCGGTGACCTGGCGAAACACGCGGGTGAGGTGCGCCTGATCGGAAAAGCCGAGCTCGGTGGCGGCATCGGCAACGCTGATGTCGCTTCCGACGAGCAGGTCTTTCGCGCGTTCGACGCGTCTGGCAAGCTGCCATTGCAGCGGCGTCTTGCCCGTGGTCTGCCGGAAGACTTCCGAAAACCAGCTTTCCGAAAGCCCGACGGTCTCGGCCATCTCGGCAACCGTCATGCGCGCGTGGGGCGATGCTTCGAAACGTGATATCAGCCGGTTCATCTGCGCCTCGGTGATCCGGCCGCCGGAAGCGCGTTCTCCGGCATCGGCGGGTATGTCCAGCAGCGCGGTCGCGAGGCTGCCGACAAGGCTTTCGGCATAGAGCGAATGGCGGGCGGGATTTGCCACCTCGTCGACGATCATGCCCGCCAGCGTGCCGATCGGACCGATATCATGGGTTTCCGCCGGACGGCGCAAAACGGCGCGTGCTGCGGAGGCGCCGAGCGATGGCGCGATGAAGCGCAGTAGCCTGTCCTCATGCAGATGAAGATCGAGATGGGAAAAGCGATGCCGGGCGGTGAACTGCGTCCACATCGGAACACCCGCCGGTACGTAGATCGCTCGCGTCAGCGGCCGTTCATGGCCGGAAAACGCGCCATTGCGGTTCGAGACGCGAATGCAATCCGAGACATCGTTGAAGAAGATGACGATCCGCGGATCCGGCGAAAGATAATAGGCGTTCGCGTCCCGATCGCCCTCGGCCTCCCAATAGACGCCGACAAGACCGTCAAGTCCGCGCCACTGGACCGGCGCGACCGGGCGAATGCCTTTCGTATGGCTCAACATCGAATGCCGATAGGTCAAGACAGGTTACCGTTTTCAAAGTGTTGGCCCATGCGCTGCCGCCGATGGAACATGACGATACCGTAAGCCGCTTCTGCGCTTCGATCAGGTTCAGACATTTACTTGACTATAAATATCATATTTTCCGCATGCGCAAGCATCGGTTCCCGCTGCTTGCGGTTGTCGATCCTCGCCGGGGCCTGCCCTCCGTGATGCACGTCAGGCGGCAAGGTCTTGCACTGCGAACCACTGCCAACGCGAACCCGCCGGATTCGAGACCGCCGCCCAGGCAAGGGAAAGAGGCCCAGGGTTCGAGCCGTTTCAATGATCGAGACGGCTTTCTCTTCGGATCGCATCAGTTGTGATCGGCCGACCGGGCGATCTCGTGCCGCAACCGATCGACCTTTGCGCCGGCCCACTGCCGGGCGTCGTCGCCGAACACGAACCGCGACGGTGCATCGTCCTGCGCGGCAAGCGCGCCGACTTGCCGTCCATGAAGTCGGTGCGCAGTCTTCTGACCTGCCTCCTGCTCCTTCACAATCCCGATGATCTGCTCGTCAGAGAACCGTGAACGCTTCATTCCGTCGGGCCGCTCAAGAAGGCCTTTGCTCGCGCCTATCCATTGTCGCAAAGCATGGCGTAAAGCGGATCATCGGGCCAGGCCGCGCCGATCGGGTGCCGCGGGCCGAACCGTTCGGCCTCTCCCTCGGACGGCGGCTCCTGATGATCGACCCAGTCGTAGACGACCGTGCGTTTCAGCACCCGCCATTCCTCCGCGCGCTTTTCGAAGACATCGCAGTAGCGGCCGCAAAGCAGCACCTGGCGTTCGACGCCGTCCGCGCCACGGCCCCGCTGGAAGGCAATGAAATAGGTTTCGACGGCCGCTCTGTCGCTCTCCAGAAATGTTATCAGGATATTTCCGACATTGTGAATGTTGCGCGGCCGCCGGGCCCAGGCGGTCCGCACCCTGTCGAAGAACCCTGAAACGGGACCGTCATAGGCCCCGTGGCAATCATGGGCATCGGGCCAGTATGACGACAGCAGCGCCGCCTCGTCGGCGCGGTCGATCCCCCTGCAATAGCGGTGGATGCAGTCGCGGATGGCCTCTTTGTCCAAAAGCATTTCGAGTCGCGGATCGCCCATGTGTTTGCCTGCCTGCGGTTTCATCAATGCGCCCCCTCGCGCCCAGCATGCCTGATCAGGCCCTCGGCCTTTTGCGCATCTGCCTGACGATGTTGAGCTGGTGGATCTGGCTGGTGCCCTCGTAGAGGCGGAAGAGGCGGACATCCCTGTAGTAGCGCTCGATCGACGAATAGTTCGCCACATAGCCGGCGCCGCCGAACACCTGAACACAGCGGTCGGCTATACGGCCACAGGCTTCGGATGCGAAATATTTGCAAATCGACGCCTCAAGCGCGATGTCCTGGCCATCATCCCGCGCACGGGCGGTTTGCAGGATCAGCGCGCGCGCGGCCTCGATCTCGGTTCTGCAATCGGCCAGAAGGGCGGCGACAAGCTGGAAGTCGATGATCGCCTGGCCGGATTGCCGACGGGTTTCAGCGTGGTCCATAGCCATATCCAGCATCCGGATCGCCGGGCCGGTGCACAATGCGGCGAGGTGAATCCGCTGTTTGTTGAGAACCTTCATCGCCGTTCGAAAGCCCTGGCCCTCTACGCCGCCGATCAGGTTCCGGGCAGGCACCCGCACCGAATCGAGGAGCACTTCACCCACCGGCGAACCCGCCTGTCCCATCATCTTGTAGGGCGGCGAGGTTTCAAGCCCCGGGCTGTCGCGCCGGACGATGAAGGCCGAGACGCCGCGGGCGCCGGGCGTATCCGGATCGGTTCGCGCCATCACCGTGAAGAGATCGGCGATCGGCGCATTGGTAATATAGCACTTGCGTCCATCGAGGATGTAGTCGTCGCCGTCGCGGCGGGCCGACGTTGTCAGGGCGCTGGCATCGGAACCTGCCTCGGCTTCGGTGAGCGCAAAACTGCCGGTCATCGCTCCGCTGGCAAGAAGGGGCAGATAGGTTGATTTCTGCTCTTCCGTTCCGTCGGCGACCAGAGCTTCCGAGCCGATGCCGGTGTTGGTGCCGACCCGGGCGCGGAAGGCTACCGCGCATTGCGAGAGTTCAAACGCGGCGAGGATCAGTTCTTCGGTCGTAAGGCCCAGTCCGCCATATTCCTCGGGGATCGACCAGCCGAAATAGCCGCGCTTCGCCATGTCCGAAACAATGGCGTCGGGGATCCGGTCCTCCGCCGCAACCTGATCCTCGGCGGGATGTGCTACGGTGCGAACCCAGGTGTTTACCTCGGAAAGAAGCGTGTCCAATGCGTTGCGGTCGCGGATCATGTTCGTGTCCTCATGCCAGGCGGCAGCCGATGTCTGACGGGGCGAATGGGCTACCGGTTCGGGAAATCCGGCTTGCGTTTTTCGAGAAAGGCCTGCAATCCCTCCGCTGCTTCCCTGCCATATCGTGCCTTGTTGATATTGCGTCCTTCCAGGTCGATCTGCTCGGCAAGTTGGTTTTCGCGCGCGGACGCAATCTCGGTCTTGATAACGGCGATCGCCTCTCTGGCCCCTGTCGCACATGCTCGCGCCAGATCGAGCGCAGCCTCGATCGCGTGGCCATCCTCGCACAGCGTGTTGACGGCGCCTGCCGCGTGCAGCCGCGCCGCCGAAACCGGTCGTCCCAGCATGCAGAGCTCAGACACCAGTTGTCGGGGCAGGCTATCGGTGAGGAAATGCGTCGCGCCGCCGTCGGGCGTGAGACCGATCTTGACATAGGCGACGGTGAATCTGGCCGCGTTCGAGGCGACGACCATGTCGCATGCGAGAGCGAGCGAAACGCCAAGCCCCGCCGCTCCGCCCTCGACAGCCGCGATCACGGGCGTCGGGCAGTTGCGGATCGCAAGGATCATCGCCGCGAGCGCATCCGTATTGCGGCTGACTTCGGACAGATTCTGGCTGCGGCTTTCCTGCAGGGCGCCGACATTGCCGCCGGAAGAGAAGAACCCGCCGGCGCCCGTCAGAACGACGGCGCGAATGGCGGCATCATTGCCGGCATCGACGATGATGGCCCGCAGCGCCTCATATTGGGCGCGGCCAATGGAGTTCCGTGTCCGCGGACCATCGAGCGTGACAAGCCTGATATTGCCATCGATGATCTCGCTGCGCACTGCGGTTTCGTTTTCGTGCATCAGTTCTCTGCCCCGTTGCGAAGATGGGTGTTCCAATACATCGGACCGCCCAGTTCCCTGGGAAATCCGTAGCCGTTGACCCAGACCACATCGATGTCCGACGCACTGCGGGCTATGCCCTCGGCGAGCAGGGCTTGCCCCTCGGCGACCATGGCGTCATGGGTTCGGGCAATGATTTCGGCATCGCCGATCCTGCGCCGGCTCACGCCGCGCGCCCGCGCCACTTCGGCGATGATCGCGTCGACCTCGTCCGAGGGACTGGCGCGGCCATCGGGATAGTCGTACCAACCCTTGCCCGCCTTCCGGCCGATCCGGCCGCTTTCGCAAATCGCATCCGCAATCGGCTCGCTGATCCCCTCGGCTTTCCGCATGCGCCAGGAAATGTCGAGGCCGGCCAGGTCCTGCATCTCGCATGGCCCCATCGGCCATCCGAAAGCGCGAAAGGCGCGGTCGATATCCGCCGGAGCCGCGCCCTCGCAAAGAAGATCCGGCACGGCCCTGTTGCGCGCCTGCAGCATCCGATTGCCGACGAAGCCGCGGCAGACGCCGACAGTGACCGCCTGCTTGCCAAGCCTTCGCGCAACGGCATTCGCGGTCTTGAGGACGTCGGCGGCTGTATCACGCGCCCTGACGATCTCCAGCAGTTTCATGATATGGGCCGGCGAGAAGAAGTGCAGACCCACGACATCGGCAGGCCGCGAGGTTGCCCCGGCTATGATGTTCACATCGAGATAGGATGTGTTGGTGGCGAGAATCGCGCCGGGCTTTGCGATGGCATCGAGTTCAGTGAAAATGGCTTGCTTGACCTGCATGTCCTCGAACACGGCCTCGACGATCAGGTCACAGACCTCAAAGCGCGCCAGCGCAGGCTGCGGCTTGATCAGCCCGACGCGCGCTTCGGCTGCCGCCGCATCGATCATGCCGCGCTCGACCATCCGCTCGTAGGAGCCGGCAATGCTGGCAAGGCCGGCTTCCAGCGCCTCCGGCGAGGCATCGAAGATCAGCACCTGAAAACCGGCATTGGCAAAGGCCATTGCGATACCGCGACCCATTGTGCCGGAACCGATCACACCCACACATTCCACCTGGCGAGCTGAAACGCTCTTGTCCTCAACGCCCCGCGCGGCCGCGCGCTCGGCGAAGAACAGATGGCGCAGGGCCGCCGAGGCCGGGCTTGCGACCGCCTCGAGAAACAATGCGCGTTCATGGGCAAGCGCCGCTTCGAAAGACTGGGACTGGGCGAAAAGCACAGAGTCCAGGACTCGTTCGGGGGCCCGCGATTTGAGTGTCTTGCGCTGCCCGTCCGCAATCGATCCGAGCCGGTCGGGATCCACGGCGATCGGTCGCGACCTGTGTGACAGCGCCGCCGGAATGTCGTTGGCCGCGATGCGCGACCGCAGGAGTTGGACGGCGGCCGCCACAGGATCGCCGTCGGCGACCAGATCGATCAGGCCGGCGGCCAGGGCATCGGCTGCCGGCATCATCGCGCCGCTGCCCGCCAGGCGCAGCGCCGTTTCCGCTCCCGCAAGCCAGGTGGTGCGAACCGTGCCGCCAGAACCGGGCAGAATGCCCAGGGTGACCTCCGGCAGACCGATCTTCGCATCCGCCCCGGCAATCCGGAAGGTGCAGGCAAGCGCAACCTCGAATCCGCCACCAAGGGCGGTTCCGTGCAGGGCGGCCGCGGTCGGCTTGCCCAGGTTTTCGATCAGGGACAACACCTCCGGCAGGCCGGGTTCGAGCGGCTGTCCAAGCTCCGAAATTTCGGCGCCGGCAATGAATGTTCGACCCGCGCAGGCGATCACCGCCCCGGCTATATGTGCGTCCTCCTTTACAGACTTCAGCGCATCGACGAGCGCCTGCCGCAGTGATTGCGACAGCGCATTTGCGGGGGGCCTGTCGATTGTCAGAACGGCAATCTCTCCAAGGCGCTCGATTCGGACAAGGCGCTCCTCTGGCATGGTCATCGTCATACGACCTTCTTTTCTCGATAAGCCGCAATTTCTTCCGCGCTCAGGCCGAAATCGCCCAGGATGGAATCGGTATCGGCGCCAAGTTCCTTGGCCGCCCACCGGATGCGTCCGGGGTTGCGGGTCAGACGGGGCACGACATTCTGCATGCGAACCGTGCCGAAATCCTCATCCGGCACGGCGGTCACGACCTCGCGGGCCTGCACCTGGGCATCTTCGAAAATCTGCTCGACGGAATAGATCGGGCCGATCGCTCCGTTTTCGCGTTCGAACGATGCCAGAGTCTCCTCAAGCGTGTGGCTCTCCATATAGGCTGCGAAAATCTCGTCGAGTTCGGCGCGAAACTCCATGCGCTGCCGGTTTGTCGCAAACCGCGGATCATCGATCAGGTCTGCCCTCCCGATGGCGCGCATGTTGCACTTGAACATGCTGTCCGTCGAACCGGTAACCGTCACATAGCGGTTGTCGCTGGTGCGGAACACGTTGGCTGGCGCGGTGTACTGGTTGTTGTTGCCATCGCGCTCGCGAATCTGCCCGAGCTGATCGTATTCGATGGCAAGGTTCTCCAGCAGACGGAAGGTCGCCTCCGTCAGCGCAAGGTCGATCTCCTCGCCCTCTGTGCCGTTTCTGATGATGCCGTAAAGAGCGGCCAGAATGGAAAACGCGCCGAACAGACCGCCGAAGGCATCGGCGATCGGATAGCCGGGATGCACCGGCGCACCATCCCGCATACCGGTGATATGGGTCAGGCCGCCCATGGCCTCGAAAATCCGTGCAAATCCGCCCTGACCCGCCTTCGGCCCCGTCTGGCCGAAGGCCGAGACCCTGAGGATGACCAGTTTCGGATTGATCGCCCAAAGCGTATCGCGGTCCAGACCCCATTTGGCCAGCGTGCCCGGACGAAAATTCTCCACCAGCACATCGCTCTCCGCGACCATGCGCTTCAGCAGCGCGAGGCCCTCCGGCTTGCGCAGATCGAGCGTCCCGTACCGCTTGCCACGGTTGGTGACCTTCCACCAGAGCGGTTTGTTGTCTTTGAACGGCGGGAAGGCGCGCAGACCGTCGCCATGGGCGGGAATTTCCAGCTTGATCACGTCCGCGCCGAAATCGGCAAGAAGCGAGGCTGCGAACGGCGCGGCAATGATGGTGGCGATATCGAGAACCCTGAGCCCGGCCAGCGGGCCGAAAGCCTCGGTCTTTTCTGTAGACGTCATAGGTCTGTTCCTGACTTCAATATCTGCGTGGAAAGTTCAAACCGCTTTTCGGCAATGCCGGTGGCGCCGGTACCATCGATCGCGAACACAATGCCGCCATCGGGATGGGTCGATACGGCGCGCCCCGTGCGTGAATCGCGGATTGAGGTGACGAAGAGACGGTCCAGCGAGGCCCCGCCAAAGGCGAGGCTGCTCGGAAGATCGGTGGGCGCCGCAAAGCGCCTGATGAGCCTGCCGTCCGGCGCGAAACAGCCGATTTCGCCAATGCCGATCAACGCCGCCCAGATATTGCCGTCGCGGTCCACGGTGGCGCCGTCGATGCCCGACCCGATCGAGGCCGTGTCGATGTGCAGGCGCGGATCGGATATCCGGCCCGTATCGGGGTCGTAGTCACAGGCAAAGAGCTTGCGTTGCGGGGTGTCGCTGAAATAGAGGCAGTCCCCGGCGGGGCTGAAGCAGACACCGTTTCCGATCTGCAACGCCGTCCTGGTCCACCGATGGTTCAACGCGCCATCGATCTGGTGCAGATCGCCGATCGGCTCCCGGTTCCTGCCCATGCCGGCGCAGATGAAGCGACCCCGACGATCCGCCTTGCCGTCATTGAGGCGCATGTCCGGGCTCATGCCGGACAGCGCAAGGAGTGTGCCCACGGCTGCCGTGGCGGTATCGAGCAACACGAATTCATGATCCCGCGCGACCAGCAATCGTCCCCGATCCGCAAGGGCGATCGAACCGATATGTCCGCCGACCGGGATCACGTGCCGCGCAGCCGGCTCTTCCGCTTCGAATGCAAGTCCGCGGACCAGACCCGCGACCCCGTCGATCCACCACAGGCATTCCATTTCCGCGTCCCATAGCGGGCTTTCGCCGAGATCGTCGGGCCGATCGGAAAGGCGGATGAAACGGAGACCGTCCTTGTCGCCGATGGGCCGGGCCTCAGACATTTCCGACCTCGCGCGGATGCCGTTTCGCCACCATTTGCCATGTCTTTGAAGCAATCGCCCAGACGAGAATGGCGATTGTCACGACGCTGATCGTTCCTGCGATGGGGCGCTCGAAGAAGCTTCCGAGGTCGCCTCCGGAGACGACGAGCGCCCGACGGAAATACTCCTCGATCATCGGACCGAGAACAAAGCCCAGAAGAAGGGGGGCGACTTCGAAGCCAAGCGTCTTCATGCCCCAACCGAGAAAGCCAAAGGCCAGAAGAATGTATATGTCGGCAATCTGGTAATTTACGCTGTAAATCCCGATGCATGTGAGGGCGACAATGACGGGAAAAAGGAAATTGTAGGGGATCTTGAGAAGCCGCACCCACATGCCGACGAGAGGCAGGTTGAGGACGAGCAGCATGAGGTTGCCGATGACGAAGCTGACGATGAGGCCCCAGAAGAGATCGGGCTTGGACTGGATCACGTCCGGCCCCGGCAGGATGCCATGGACCATCATGACGCCGAGCATGATCGCCATGACGGGGTCGCCCGGAATGCCGAGGCTGAGCGTGGGAATGAAAGCCGCCTGCACGGCCGCATTGTTGGCCGCCTCGGGCGCAGCGACGCCCTCTATCGCCCCCTTGCCGAACTCTTCAGGGCGTTTGCTGACCTTGCGCTCAAACGCGTAGGAAACGAACGTCGCGACCAGCCCGCCAGTGCCGGGCAAGGCTCCGAAGAAGGCGCCGATGCCCGACCCGCGCAGCATGGGCATGGTCGAGCGCTTCCAGTCTTCACGCGTCGGCATCATGTCCTTCATGCGGATCCTGGCCTGATTGACCTTCGGCATGGACTCGCGCCCGGCATTGGCAATGATTTCGGGAAGACCGAAAAGTCCGATTGCGACGGCGACGAGCGGCAGGCCGTCGAACAGAAAGGGCTGGCCGAAGGTGAAGCGGGCGACGCCGCTGTTGAGATCAAGGCCGATCAGACCCAGGGCCAGTCCGAGCGACACGGACGCGAGGGAGCGAATTGACCGACCCGCTCCGATGACGGAAGCCGCGATCAGGCCGAGCGCCATCAATGCCACATATTCCTGGGGACCGAAGCGCAGCGCCACGCGCGCCAGAGGAACCGAAAATCCCGCCAGCAGAAGAACGCCGATCAGGCTGCCCACGAAGGAGGCGATCGCCGTCATGAACAGGGCCTGTCCGGCGCGGCCCTGCTGGGCCATCGGATATCCGTCGATGCTGGTGACGGCGCTGGTGGC from Martelella mediterranea DSM 17316 carries:
- a CDS encoding tripartite tricarboxylate transporter permease, with translation MANLFHDLSIGLAVAFSLNGLLYCFLGVFLGTFIGVLPGIGIMATLAMLMPITFHLDPNYALIMLAGIYYGASFGGSTASILMNLPGTATSAVTSIDGYPMAQQGRAGQALFMTAIASFVGSLIGVLLLAGFSVPLARVALRFGPQEYVALMALGLIAASVIGAGRSIRSLASVSLGLALGLIGLDLNSGVARFTFGQPFLFDGLPLVAVAIGLFGLPEIIANAGRESMPKVNQARIRMKDMMPTREDWKRSTMPMLRGSGIGAFFGALPGTGGLVATFVSYAFERKVSKRPEEFGKGAIEGVAAPEAANNAAVQAAFIPTLSLGIPGDPVMAIMLGVMMVHGILPGPDVIQSKPDLFWGLIVSFVIGNLMLLVLNLPLVGMWVRLLKIPYNFLFPVIVALTCIGIYSVNYQIADIYILLAFGFLGWGMKTLGFEVAPLLLGFVLGPMIEEYFRRALVVSGGDLGSFFERPIAGTISVVTIAILVWAIASKTWQMVAKRHPREVGNV